One genomic window of Bradyrhizobium sp. B124 includes the following:
- the uvrA gene encoding excinuclease ABC subunit UvrA encodes MDEVLKAKRQQNAGSSSRAITIRGAREHNLKNIDVEIPRDKLVVFTGLSGSGKSSLAFDTIYAEGQRRYVESLSAYARQFLEMMQKPDVDQIDGLSPAISIEQKTTSKNPRSTVGTVTEIYDYMRLLWARVGVPYSPATGLPIESQIVSQMVDRVLALPEGTRLYLLAPVVRGRKGEYKKELAEYLKKGFQRVKIDGTFHELSEAPALDKKFPHDIDVVVDRIVVRPDLSQRLAESFETALKLAEGLAVIEYADAPAAAPAEDKKKTAKIHDKSGPERILFSEKFACPVSGFTIPEIEPRLFSFNNPYGACPACGGLGVEQHIDEDLVIPDKELTLRKGAIAPWAKSSSPYYIQTLTALGKHYKFTLDTKWKDLTKKVQAALLHGSGDDEIKFSYEDGVRSYDTKKPFEGVVTNINRRYRETESEWAREELGKYFSDVPCAGCNGYRLKPEALCVKIGGKHIGEISELSVRRAGEWFETVPEALNAQQNEIATRILKEIRERLTFLLDVGLNYLTLSRSSGTLSGGESQRIRLASQIGSGLTGVLYVLDEPSIGLHQRDNARLLDTLKRLRDLGNTVVVVEHDEDAIRLADYVLDIGPGAGMHGGHIVAEGTPDQIMRNPKSLTGKYLTGELSVPVPDRRPPNHRRTIKVINARGNNLKNVSAEIPLGLFTCVTGVSGGGKSTLLIDTLYKSIARKLNNASEGAAPHDRIEGLEHIDKIIDIDQSPIGRTPRSNPATYTGAFTPIREWFAGLPEAKARGYEPGRFSFNVKGGRCEACQGDGVIKIEMHFLPDVYVTCDTCKGKRYNRETLEVLFKGKSIADVLDMTVEEAAEFFKAVPRVRETFQTLHRVGLDYIHVGQQATTLSGGEAQRVKLAKELSKRATGRTLYILDEPTTGLHFHDVAKLLEVLHELVAQGNTVVVIEHNLEVIKTADWVIDLGPEGGDGGGEIVAWGPPEDIVKAPRSYTGKFLAPVLKKANSKPRKSSASEAAE; translated from the coding sequence ATGGATGAAGTGCTCAAGGCGAAGCGCCAACAGAACGCCGGGTCCTCATCGCGCGCCATCACGATCCGCGGCGCGCGCGAACACAATCTGAAGAACATCGACGTCGAGATTCCGCGCGACAAGCTCGTGGTGTTCACCGGCCTGTCCGGCTCCGGCAAGTCGTCGCTCGCATTCGACACCATCTATGCCGAGGGCCAGCGCCGCTACGTCGAGTCGCTGTCGGCCTATGCGCGCCAGTTCCTCGAGATGATGCAGAAGCCGGATGTCGACCAGATCGACGGCCTGTCGCCCGCGATCTCGATCGAGCAGAAGACCACGTCGAAGAACCCGCGCTCCACCGTCGGCACCGTCACCGAGATCTACGACTATATGCGCCTGCTGTGGGCGCGCGTCGGCGTGCCCTATTCGCCGGCCACGGGCCTTCCGATCGAGAGCCAGATCGTCTCGCAGATGGTCGACCGCGTGCTGGCGCTGCCGGAAGGCACCCGCCTCTATCTGCTGGCGCCGGTCGTGCGCGGCCGCAAGGGCGAGTACAAGAAGGAGCTCGCCGAGTATCTCAAGAAGGGCTTTCAGCGCGTCAAGATCGACGGCACCTTCCATGAGCTGTCGGAGGCGCCCGCGCTCGACAAGAAATTCCCGCACGACATCGACGTCGTGGTCGACCGCATCGTGGTGCGCCCCGATCTCTCCCAGCGCCTCGCGGAAAGTTTTGAAACCGCGCTGAAGCTCGCCGAGGGCCTCGCCGTGATCGAGTATGCCGATGCGCCGGCGGCGGCACCGGCCGAGGACAAGAAGAAGACCGCAAAAATCCACGACAAGAGCGGGCCCGAGCGCATCCTGTTCTCGGAGAAGTTCGCCTGCCCGGTTTCCGGCTTCACGATCCCCGAGATCGAGCCGCGCCTGTTCTCGTTCAACAACCCCTATGGCGCGTGCCCTGCCTGCGGCGGCCTCGGCGTCGAGCAGCATATCGACGAGGACCTGGTCATCCCCGACAAGGAGCTGACCTTGCGCAAGGGCGCGATCGCGCCGTGGGCGAAATCGTCCTCGCCCTATTACATCCAGACCCTGACCGCGCTCGGCAAGCACTACAAGTTCACGCTCGACACCAAGTGGAAGGACCTGACCAAGAAGGTGCAGGCCGCGCTGCTGCACGGCTCCGGCGACGACGAGATCAAGTTCTCCTATGAGGACGGCGTCCGCTCCTACGACACCAAGAAGCCGTTCGAGGGCGTCGTCACCAACATCAACCGCCGCTACCGCGAAACCGAGAGCGAATGGGCGCGCGAGGAGCTCGGCAAGTATTTCTCCGACGTGCCCTGCGCCGGCTGCAACGGCTATCGGCTGAAACCGGAGGCGCTGTGCGTCAAGATCGGCGGCAAACACATCGGCGAGATCTCCGAGCTCTCGGTCAGGCGCGCCGGCGAATGGTTCGAGACCGTGCCGGAGGCGCTGAATGCGCAGCAGAACGAGATCGCGACGCGCATCCTGAAAGAAATCCGCGAGCGCCTGACCTTCCTGCTCGACGTCGGCCTCAACTATCTGACGCTGTCGCGCTCGTCGGGCACGCTGTCCGGCGGCGAGAGCCAGCGCATCCGCCTGGCCTCGCAGATCGGCTCGGGCCTGACCGGCGTGCTCTACGTGCTGGACGAGCCGTCGATCGGCCTGCACCAGCGCGACAACGCCCGCCTGCTCGACACGCTGAAGCGGCTCCGCGACCTCGGCAATACCGTGGTCGTGGTCGAGCATGACGAGGACGCGATCCGGCTTGCCGACTATGTGCTCGATATCGGGCCCGGCGCCGGTATGCATGGCGGCCACATCGTCGCCGAAGGCACGCCCGACCAGATCATGCGCAACCCGAAATCGCTGACCGGCAAATATCTCACCGGCGAGCTTTCGGTGCCCGTGCCCGACCGGCGGCCGCCGAACCACCGGCGCACCATCAAGGTCATCAACGCCCGCGGCAACAATCTGAAGAACGTTTCGGCCGAGATTCCGCTCGGCCTGTTCACCTGCGTCACCGGCGTCTCCGGCGGCGGCAAGTCGACCTTGCTGATCGATACGCTCTACAAATCGATCGCGCGCAAGCTGAACAATGCCAGCGAAGGCGCCGCCCCGCACGACCGCATCGAGGGCCTCGAGCACATCGACAAGATCATCGACATCGACCAGTCGCCGATCGGCCGCACCCCGCGTTCGAATCCCGCGACCTATACCGGCGCCTTCACGCCGATCCGCGAATGGTTCGCCGGTCTGCCCGAGGCGAAGGCGCGCGGCTACGAGCCCGGGCGCTTCTCCTTCAACGTCAAGGGCGGCCGCTGCGAGGCCTGCCAGGGTGACGGCGTCATCAAGATCGAGATGCACTTCCTGCCCGACGTCTACGTCACCTGCGACACCTGCAAGGGCAAGCGCTACAACCGCGAGACGCTGGAGGTGCTGTTCAAGGGCAAGAGCATCGCCGACGTGCTCGACATGACGGTCGAGGAAGCCGCCGAGTTCTTCAAGGCGGTGCCGCGCGTGCGCGAGACGTTCCAGACCCTGCACCGCGTCGGCCTCGACTACATCCATGTCGGCCAGCAGGCCACCACGCTGTCCGGCGGCGAGGCCCAGCGCGTCAAGCTGGCCAAGGAGCTGTCAAAGCGCGCCACCGGCCGCACGCTCTACATCCTGGACGAGCCGACCACCGGCCTGCACTTCCACGACGTCGCAAAACTGCTGGAGGTGCTGCACGAGCTGGTCGCCCAGGGCAACACGGTGGTGGTGATCGAGCACAATCTCGAGGTCATCAAGACCGCCGACTGGGTGATCGACCTCGGCCCCGAAGGCGGCGACGGCGGCGGCGAGATCGTCGCCTGGGGCCCGCCCGAGGACATCGTCAAGGCGCCGCGCAGCTACACCGGCAAGTTTCTGGCCCCGGTGCTGAAGAAGGCGAACAGCAAGCCGAGGAAGAGCTCGGCGAGCGAGGCGGCGGAGTAG
- a CDS encoding outer membrane beta-barrel protein has protein sequence MRNALLASAGMFALSAIAPAMAADMAARAPYVKAPPPAAIYNWTGFYIGGFGGYASEESGNPKMEGGFAGGTIGYNWQTSNIVYGLEADGAWADVDASASTLGVTVKSKVDALGTARGRIGFAVDKVLFYGTGGYAWVDNKISVSALGVTASQSNFHSGWTVGAGIEAFIAPQWSVKGEYLYRSLGSETYFGVPSPDLNLHSVQFGVNYHFGGPIVAKY, from the coding sequence ATCAGGAATGCTTTGCTGGCATCGGCCGGCATGTTTGCCCTCAGCGCAATTGCACCGGCAATGGCCGCCGATATGGCGGCCCGCGCGCCTTACGTGAAGGCTCCGCCGCCGGCCGCGATCTACAACTGGACCGGCTTCTACATCGGCGGCTTCGGTGGCTATGCCAGCGAGGAATCCGGCAACCCGAAGATGGAAGGCGGCTTCGCCGGCGGCACCATCGGCTACAACTGGCAGACCAGCAACATCGTGTACGGCCTCGAGGCCGACGGCGCCTGGGCTGACGTCGACGCTTCGGCCAGCACGCTCGGCGTCACTGTGAAGAGCAAGGTCGACGCGCTCGGCACCGCGCGCGGCCGCATCGGCTTCGCCGTCGACAAGGTGCTGTTCTACGGCACCGGCGGCTACGCCTGGGTCGACAACAAGATCAGCGTCAGCGCGCTCGGCGTGACCGCTTCGCAGAGCAACTTCCACTCCGGCTGGACCGTCGGCGCCGGCATCGAGGCGTTCATCGCGCCGCAGTGGTCGGTCAAGGGCGAGTACCTGTATCGCAGCCTCGGCAGCGAGACCTACTTCGGCGTGCCTTCCCCCGACCTCAACCTGCACAGCGTCCAGTTCGGCGTGAACTATCACTTCGGCGGCCCGATCGTCGCCAAGTACTAA
- a CDS encoding outer membrane beta-barrel protein, producing MKKFLLGTVALVAFAAPAAAADLAARPYTKAPPMIAAVYDWSGFYIGANGGWGSSHNCWDQVPGGIFIGSDGCHDATGGVAGGQIGYRWQAGTWVFGLEAQGDWADLKGSNNSAIFPGLFTNQSKIDAFGLFTGQIGYAVNNVLLYAKGGAALTDNRFSTYFMPTGVLAGRASDTRWGGTIGAGIEVGFAPNWTAGVEYDHLFMQDKTYNLTTPTGALFSSIRDRQDVDLVTVRVNYKWGGPVVARY from the coding sequence ATGAAGAAGTTTTTGCTCGGTACGGTTGCTCTAGTTGCGTTTGCCGCGCCCGCCGCGGCTGCCGATCTCGCGGCGCGCCCCTACACCAAGGCGCCGCCGATGATTGCTGCCGTCTATGACTGGAGCGGCTTCTACATCGGCGCCAACGGCGGCTGGGGCTCGAGCCACAATTGCTGGGACCAGGTCCCGGGCGGCATCTTCATCGGCTCGGATGGTTGCCATGATGCGACCGGCGGCGTTGCCGGTGGCCAGATCGGCTATCGCTGGCAGGCTGGCACCTGGGTGTTCGGCCTTGAAGCGCAGGGCGACTGGGCCGACCTGAAGGGCAGCAACAACAGCGCGATCTTCCCGGGTCTGTTCACCAACCAGAGCAAGATCGACGCGTTCGGCCTGTTCACCGGCCAGATCGGCTACGCCGTCAACAACGTGCTGCTGTACGCCAAGGGCGGTGCGGCGTTGACCGACAACCGCTTCAGCACCTACTTCATGCCGACCGGCGTACTTGCCGGTCGCGCGAGCGACACTCGCTGGGGCGGCACCATCGGCGCCGGCATCGAAGTCGGCTTCGCGCCGAACTGGACCGCTGGTGTCGAATACGACCACCTGTTCATGCAGGACAAGACCTACAACCTCACCACCCCGACCGGCGCGCTGTTCAGCAGCATCCGCGATCGCCAGGACGTCGACCTCGTCACCGTCCGCGTGAACTACAAGTGGGGTGGCCCGGTGGTTGCGCGCTACTGA
- a CDS encoding single-stranded DNA-binding protein: protein MAGSVNKVILVGNLGKDPEIRRTQDGRPIANLSIATSETWRDKGTGERKEKTEWHRVVIFNEGLCKVAEQYLKKGAKVYIEGQLQTRKWTDQSGVEKYSTEVVLQGFNSNLTMLDGRSGGGGSFADDGGGSDFGSSGPVSSAPRRAVAAGGGSRNSDMDDDIPF, encoded by the coding sequence ATGGCAGGAAGCGTGAACAAGGTGATCCTGGTTGGAAACCTCGGCAAGGATCCGGAGATCCGGCGGACGCAGGACGGCCGTCCGATCGCAAATCTTTCCATCGCCACCTCGGAGACCTGGCGCGACAAGGGCACCGGCGAGCGCAAGGAAAAGACCGAGTGGCACCGCGTCGTGATCTTCAACGAAGGCCTCTGCAAGGTCGCCGAGCAGTATCTGAAGAAGGGCGCCAAGGTGTACATCGAGGGTCAGTTGCAGACCCGCAAATGGACCGACCAGAGCGGCGTCGAGAAGTACTCGACCGAGGTCGTGCTGCAGGGCTTCAACTCCAACCTCACCATGCTCGACGGGCGGAGCGGCGGAGGCGGCAGCTTCGCCGATGATGGCGGCGGCAGCGATTTCGGCTCGTCCGGTCCGGTCAGCTCGGCGCCGCGCCGAGCGGTCGCCGCCGGCGGCGGCAGCCGCAACAGCGACATGGACGACGACATCCCGTTCTGA
- a CDS encoding low molecular weight protein tyrosine phosphatase family protein: MTNVLFVCSANRLRSPTAEQVFSTWPGVETDSAGISSGASVLLSSEQIDWADIIFVMEKTHRNKLRSRFRSHLNNKRVICLDIPDDYEFMDPVLVRMLENRVGRFIAQAAPTTRDEPDEPAP, from the coding sequence ATGACCAACGTCCTATTCGTCTGCAGCGCCAACCGTCTGCGCAGTCCTACTGCAGAGCAGGTCTTTTCGACGTGGCCTGGCGTCGAGACGGACTCGGCTGGCATCTCGTCCGGTGCAAGCGTCCTGCTGTCCTCCGAACAGATCGATTGGGCCGACATCATTTTTGTGATGGAGAAGACCCATCGCAACAAGCTCAGGAGCCGGTTTCGGTCTCACCTGAACAACAAGCGCGTCATCTGTCTCGACATTCCCGACGACTATGAGTTCATGGATCCGGTCTTGGTCCGGATGCTTGAAAATCGTGTCGGTCGCTTCATTGCTCAGGCCGCACCGACCACACGAGACGAGCCGGACGAGCCCGCCCCGTAG
- a CDS encoding DUF2306 domain-containing protein: MSLAPLLDAAPAIPLHAFAAMAAFVLGSIQLAAPKGTLPHRTLGWIWVILMLVVAGSSFWIHQIKLVGPWSPIHLLSIFSLVMLVLGVTAARSHNVRRHKFTMIGIFFGALVIAGLFTFMPGRIMHAVIFGQ, from the coding sequence ATGAGCCTCGCGCCATTGCTCGACGCTGCGCCTGCGATCCCGCTCCATGCCTTTGCCGCGATGGCTGCCTTCGTGCTCGGCTCCATCCAGCTCGCCGCACCGAAAGGCACGCTGCCGCACCGGACGCTGGGCTGGATCTGGGTGATCCTGATGCTGGTGGTCGCCGGGAGCTCGTTCTGGATCCATCAGATCAAGCTGGTGGGCCCGTGGAGCCCGATCCACCTGCTGTCGATCTTCTCGCTGGTCATGCTGGTGCTCGGCGTGACGGCCGCGCGGAGCCACAATGTCCGCCGCCACAAGTTCACGATGATCGGCATTTTCTTCGGCGCGCTGGTCATTGCCGGGCTGTTCACCTTCATGCCCGGGCGGATCATGCACGCGGTGATTTTCGGCCAATAA
- the gyrA gene encoding DNA gyrase subunit A, producing MSEPEDDKPGEPPVPSDIRPVSILDEMKKSYLDYAMSVIVSRALPDARDGLKPVHRRILYSMHEQGHTPDKKYVKSARVVGDVIGKYHPHGDQSIYDAMVRMAQDFSLRVPLIDGQGNFGSVDGDPPAAYRYTEARLTKAALAVLADIDMDTVDFQPNYDNSEKEPVVLPARFPNLLVNGAGGIAVGMATNIPPHNLGEVVDACVALIDNPALTIDELIDIIPGPDFPTGGIILGRQGIRSAYHLGRGSIVMRGKVAIDTIRKDREAIIITEIPYQVNKATMVERIADLVKEKKIEGIGDLRDESDRDGYRVVIELKREAVPDVVLNQLYRFTPLQTNFPANILALDSGRPQTMNLKDLLTIFVAFREQVVTRRTKFLLGKARDRAHILVGLAIAVANIDEMIRVIRTSPDPNTAREALMSRDWPARDVEAMITLIDDPRHRINDDGTLRLSMEQARAILDLRLQRLTALGRDEISEELDKLAAEIADYLDILRSRARVQGIVKTELAEVKQQFATPRKTVIIEQEGEVEDEDLIQREDMVVTVSHAGYVKRVPLSTYRAQRRGGKGRAGMQTRDEDFVSRLFVASTHTPVLFFSSRGQVYKEKVWRLPMAAPNARGKALINILPLEQGERITTIMPLPEDESSWGNLDVMFATTSGTVRRNKLSDFVDVRRSGIIAMKLGEGEAIVDVQICTERDDVLLTAAGGQCIRFPVTDVRVFTGRTSMGVRGIALAEADKLISLAILRHVETTSDERSAYLKMRRAVAGEATAEEPADAEGEETTNAIQLSQERYAELSAAEQVVLTVSVNGFGKRTSSYEYRTTGRGGKGIVAMSVNNRNGNLVASFPVEDADQIMLVTDKGQLIRCPVADIRVAGRSTQGVIVFDTAEDEHVVSVEHIPEEENGANGNGE from the coding sequence TTGTCCGAACCCGAAGACGACAAGCCCGGCGAGCCGCCGGTGCCCTCAGATATTCGTCCCGTTTCCATTCTCGACGAGATGAAGAAGTCCTACCTCGATTACGCGATGAGCGTGATCGTGTCCCGTGCGTTGCCCGATGCGCGCGACGGGCTCAAGCCGGTGCACCGGCGCATCCTCTATTCGATGCATGAGCAGGGACACACGCCGGACAAGAAATACGTCAAGTCCGCGCGCGTCGTCGGCGACGTGATCGGTAAATATCATCCGCATGGCGACCAGTCGATTTACGACGCGATGGTCCGCATGGCGCAGGACTTCTCGCTGCGGGTGCCGCTGATCGACGGCCAGGGCAATTTCGGCTCGGTCGACGGCGATCCGCCGGCGGCCTATCGATATACCGAGGCACGGCTGACCAAGGCGGCGCTTGCCGTTCTGGCCGACATCGACATGGACACCGTCGATTTCCAGCCGAACTACGACAACTCCGAGAAAGAGCCGGTGGTTCTGCCGGCCCGCTTCCCGAACCTCCTGGTCAATGGCGCCGGCGGCATCGCCGTCGGCATGGCAACCAACATCCCGCCGCACAACCTCGGCGAGGTCGTCGACGCCTGCGTGGCGCTGATCGACAATCCGGCGCTCACGATCGACGAGTTGATCGATATCATTCCCGGACCGGACTTCCCGACCGGCGGCATCATCCTGGGCCGCCAGGGCATCCGCTCGGCCTACCATCTCGGCCGCGGCTCGATCGTGATGCGCGGCAAGGTGGCGATCGACACCATCAGGAAGGATCGCGAAGCGATCATCATCACCGAGATTCCCTATCAGGTGAACAAGGCGACGATGGTCGAGCGCATCGCCGATCTCGTGAAAGAGAAGAAGATCGAGGGCATCGGGGACCTGCGCGACGAGTCCGATCGTGACGGCTATCGCGTCGTCATCGAGCTGAAGCGCGAAGCGGTGCCCGACGTGGTGCTGAACCAGCTCTACCGGTTCACGCCGCTGCAGACCAATTTCCCGGCCAACATCCTGGCGCTGGATTCCGGCCGTCCGCAGACGATGAATCTGAAGGACCTGCTCACCATCTTCGTCGCATTCCGCGAGCAGGTGGTGACCCGGCGGACCAAGTTCCTGCTCGGCAAGGCCCGCGATCGCGCCCACATTTTGGTCGGCCTTGCGATCGCGGTCGCCAACATCGATGAGATGATCCGTGTCATCCGAACCTCGCCCGATCCGAACACCGCGCGCGAGGCCCTGATGTCGCGCGACTGGCCGGCGCGCGACGTCGAGGCGATGATCACGCTGATCGACGATCCCCGGCATCGCATCAACGATGACGGCACGCTCCGGCTGTCGATGGAGCAGGCCAGGGCCATCCTCGATCTCCGGCTGCAGCGCCTGACCGCGCTGGGGCGGGACGAAATATCCGAGGAGCTCGACAAGCTCGCGGCCGAGATCGCCGATTATCTCGACATCCTGCGCTCGCGTGCCCGCGTGCAGGGCATCGTCAAGACCGAGCTCGCCGAGGTGAAGCAGCAGTTCGCAACCCCGCGCAAGACCGTGATCATCGAGCAGGAAGGCGAGGTCGAGGACGAGGACCTGATCCAGCGCGAGGACATGGTCGTCACCGTGTCGCATGCGGGCTACGTCAAGCGCGTGCCGCTGTCGACCTACCGGGCGCAGCGCCGCGGCGGCAAGGGCCGCGCCGGCATGCAGACCCGCGACGAGGATTTCGTCTCGCGGCTGTTCGTGGCCTCCACCCACACGCCGGTGCTGTTCTTCTCGTCGCGCGGCCAGGTCTACAAGGAGAAGGTCTGGCGGCTGCCGATGGCAGCTCCAAACGCGCGCGGCAAGGCGCTGATCAACATCCTGCCGCTGGAGCAGGGCGAGCGCATCACCACGATCATGCCGCTGCCGGAGGATGAATCCTCCTGGGGCAATCTCGACGTGATGTTCGCGACCACCAGCGGCACCGTTCGCCGCAACAAGCTGTCTGACTTCGTCGACGTCCGCCGCTCCGGCATCATCGCCATGAAGCTCGGAGAAGGTGAGGCGATCGTCGACGTGCAGATCTGCACCGAGCGCGACGACGTGCTGCTGACCGCCGCCGGCGGGCAGTGCATCCGCTTCCCGGTCACCGATGTGCGCGTCTTCACCGGCCGTACCTCGATGGGCGTGCGCGGTATCGCGCTGGCCGAGGCCGACAAGCTGATCTCGCTGGCGATCCTGCGCCATGTCGAGACCACCTCGGACGAGCGCTCAGCCTACCTGAAGATGCGTCGCGCGGTGGCTGGCGAGGCGACGGCCGAGGAGCCCGCGGATGCCGAGGGCGAGGAGACGACGAACGCGATCCAGCTGTCGCAGGAGCGCTACGCCGAGCTGTCGGCGGCCGAGCAGGTGGTGCTCACCGTCTCCGTGAATGGCTTCGGCAAGCGGACCTCGTCCTACGAGTACCGCACCACCGGCCGTGGCGGCAAAGGCATCGTCGCGATGAGCGTCAACAACCGCAACGGCAATCTGGTGGCGTCGTTCCCGGTCGAGGACGCCGACCAGATCATGCTGGTCACCGACAAGGGGCAGCTGATCCGCTGCCCGGTGGCCGACATCCGCGTCGCCGGCCGCTCGACCCAGGGCGTGATCGTGTTCGATACCGCCGAGGACGAGCATGTCGTCTCGGTCGAGCACATTCCGGAGGAAGAGAACGGCGCGAACGGGAACGGCGAGTAG
- a CDS encoding transglutaminase family protein — translation MKLRVGFEMHYEFPQPTPMIMVLGTHFTRASDIIVPDHLTTTPAVPITPYRDGFGNWCSRIVAPAGPMRLAADGVVRDSGEPDPVFASAGQHAVEDLPADTLVYLLGSRYCETDRLSEIAWKLFEGTPPGWPRVQAICDFVHCHIAFGYQHARATMTAWEVFNEGKGVCRDYAHLAITFCRCMNIPARYCTGYLSDIGTPLPWAAGDFAGWFEAYIGGRWHMFDPRNNVPRIGRVLIAQGRDASDVPITQTFGPNKLISFKVWTDEAAS, via the coding sequence ATGAAGCTTCGCGTCGGATTCGAAATGCACTACGAGTTCCCCCAGCCGACGCCCATGATCATGGTGCTGGGCACGCATTTCACGCGCGCGTCCGATATCATCGTCCCCGACCACCTGACCACCACCCCCGCGGTACCGATCACGCCGTATCGCGACGGATTCGGCAATTGGTGCAGCCGTATCGTTGCGCCGGCCGGTCCGATGCGCCTGGCGGCCGATGGCGTCGTGCGCGACAGCGGTGAGCCTGATCCGGTGTTTGCTTCGGCCGGCCAGCACGCGGTCGAGGACTTGCCGGCGGACACGCTGGTCTATCTGCTGGGCAGCCGCTACTGCGAGACCGACCGGCTTTCAGAAATCGCATGGAAGCTGTTCGAGGGCACGCCGCCGGGCTGGCCGCGGGTCCAGGCCATTTGCGACTTCGTCCATTGCCACATCGCTTTCGGCTACCAGCACGCCCGTGCCACCATGACGGCGTGGGAGGTCTTCAACGAAGGTAAGGGCGTGTGCCGCGACTACGCGCATCTCGCCATTACCTTCTGCCGCTGCATGAACATTCCGGCGCGCTATTGCACCGGCTATCTCAGCGATATCGGCACCCCGTTGCCTTGGGCGGCTGGTGATTTCGCCGGCTGGTTCGAGGCCTATATCGGCGGCCGCTGGCATATGTTCGATCCGCGCAACAACGTGCCGAGGATCGGCCGGGTTCTGATCGCACAGGGACGGGATGCCTCCGACGTTCCGATCACCCAGACGTTTGGGCCAAACAAGCTGATTTCGTTCAAGGTCTGGACTGACGAGGCCGCGTCATGA